In the genome of Paracoccus tegillarcae, one region contains:
- a CDS encoding DUF7697 family protein: MLPGAVIGWDLTAALGLAAALGIPATAAAELLPIIEAVMVRKMNEQMER; encoded by the coding sequence GTGCTGCCGGGCGCGGTGATCGGCTGGGATCTGACCGCGGCACTGGGGCTGGCAGCGGCGCTGGGCATCCCGGCGACGGCCGCAGCTGAACTGCTGCCCATCATCGAAGCAGTGATGGTGCGGAAGATGAACGAACAGATGGAACGATGA
- a CDS encoding phage tail tape measure C-terminal domain-containing protein produces the protein MAEKRVSVRLAAVGGRQVRAELEGVGEAGSRGFGRLSREMEAANARMAGFTRKVGVAAAAAVATATAAGIAMVRSGLQTVDAQAKLAQSLGTTVASIQTLERAGELAGVSMSGIEQATKDLTRRLSQAAAGGGPAAEALERLGLTASELLALPLDERVGAINAAIAEFVPVAQRAAVAGQLFGEEGSIAMSRIDTATLRQATEDVHAFGVVVSEQDADRIERTNDAISRLGLVWRGLSNQLAVAAAPALEAVADAMAALASRTGPLGMAISGLFDQIGRLSTYAASFAAFMAGRWVAGLAVAAVSVRGLATALVVLRGALIRTGIGALIVGAGELVYQFTKLVKSAGGFGNAMALMGDVAKAVWEGIKTTALSFADDFRAMQSEIEAIWTRLMAFLAGKWADFLGMIAPTFNKVAEEIGSDTRIDVFEALGRASMLEHAASNSAHMAGRYRDRASSSRASAFDGVGPAMEALRAAMAGGEDDVGGAALNVATEAAGRYENALSGVETAATGAGAAAKEAGAAGKAAAEEAKPAAEAAAAGWKAVTEALSDYAKKAKDIGADIGQALVSAFQSAENAVGEFVKTGKLDFRDLVTSLLADLSKLAARRFLLGPIANALSGALGGAGGIFASIMHTGGMVGATGPGRMVPALAFAGASRMHSGGMVGLRHDEVPAILQRGERVLSRREAKDYGQGVTVNIHARDAESFRQSRTQIAADIARAVSLGRRGL, from the coding sequence ATGGCAGAAAAACGCGTCAGCGTCCGCCTCGCGGCGGTGGGCGGACGTCAGGTGCGCGCCGAGCTGGAAGGTGTGGGCGAGGCCGGATCGCGAGGCTTCGGGCGCCTCTCGCGCGAGATGGAAGCGGCGAATGCCCGCATGGCTGGGTTTACGCGCAAGGTCGGGGTCGCGGCAGCCGCTGCGGTCGCCACCGCCACGGCTGCTGGTATCGCCATGGTCCGGTCCGGGCTCCAGACGGTGGATGCGCAGGCGAAGCTGGCGCAATCGCTCGGCACCACGGTCGCCTCGATCCAGACGCTGGAACGTGCGGGCGAGCTTGCAGGCGTGTCGATGTCCGGCATCGAACAGGCGACCAAGGATCTGACCCGGCGGCTGAGCCAGGCGGCGGCCGGCGGTGGTCCGGCGGCGGAAGCGCTGGAACGGTTGGGCCTGACGGCAAGCGAGTTGCTGGCCCTGCCGCTGGACGAACGCGTCGGGGCTATCAATGCCGCCATCGCCGAATTCGTGCCAGTGGCCCAGCGTGCTGCGGTCGCAGGTCAGCTCTTCGGCGAGGAAGGCTCGATTGCCATGTCGCGCATCGATACGGCCACCTTGCGGCAGGCGACCGAGGACGTGCACGCCTTCGGGGTCGTGGTCTCGGAACAGGATGCCGACAGGATCGAACGGACGAATGACGCGATTTCGCGTCTCGGACTGGTCTGGCGCGGGCTGTCGAACCAGCTGGCGGTGGCTGCCGCCCCGGCCTTGGAGGCCGTCGCCGATGCCATGGCAGCTCTGGCCAGCCGCACCGGTCCGCTCGGAATGGCGATCAGCGGTCTGTTTGATCAGATCGGCAGGCTGTCGACCTATGCCGCCAGTTTCGCGGCTTTCATGGCCGGGCGCTGGGTCGCGGGGCTGGCAGTGGCGGCAGTTTCCGTGCGCGGCCTTGCCACGGCGCTGGTCGTGCTGCGCGGGGCCCTGATCCGCACCGGCATCGGTGCCCTGATCGTCGGGGCCGGGGAACTGGTCTATCAGTTCACGAAGCTGGTCAAGAGCGCGGGCGGCTTTGGCAATGCCATGGCGCTGATGGGCGATGTGGCGAAGGCCGTCTGGGAGGGCATCAAGACCACGGCCCTGTCCTTCGCCGACGATTTCCGGGCCATGCAATCGGAGATCGAGGCGATCTGGACCCGGCTCATGGCCTTCCTTGCCGGGAAATGGGCCGACTTTCTGGGAATGATCGCGCCCACCTTCAACAAGGTGGCCGAAGAGATCGGATCTGACACCCGCATCGATGTCTTCGAAGCGCTGGGCCGGGCGTCGATGCTGGAACACGCGGCCAGCAATTCGGCCCATATGGCGGGGCGCTATCGCGACCGGGCCAGTTCAAGCCGGGCTTCCGCCTTCGATGGTGTGGGCCCGGCCATGGAGGCGCTGCGCGCGGCGATGGCGGGTGGCGAGGATGATGTCGGTGGTGCGGCGCTGAACGTGGCGACGGAAGCTGCCGGGCGCTACGAGAATGCGCTGAGCGGGGTGGAGACAGCCGCCACCGGCGCGGGTGCGGCCGCAAAGGAGGCCGGGGCCGCGGGCAAGGCGGCGGCGGAAGAGGCCAAGCCTGCCGCCGAAGCAGCGGCCGCCGGCTGGAAGGCCGTGACGGAGGCGCTGTCGGATTATGCGAAGAAGGCAAAGGATATCGGCGCCGATATCGGTCAGGCACTCGTCAGCGCGTTCCAGAGCGCCGAGAACGCGGTCGGAGAATTCGTGAAGACCGGCAAGCTCGATTTCCGCGATTTGGTCACCTCTCTGCTGGCCGATCTCTCGAAACTGGCCGCACGGCGTTTCCTGCTCGGCCCCATCGCCAATGCGCTTTCGGGCGCGCTGGGCGGTGCAGGCGGGATTTTCGCAAGCATCATGCATACAGGCGGCATGGTCGGTGCCACAGGTCCAGGGCGCATGGTTCCGGCGCTGGCCTTTGCTGGGGCATCGCGCATGCATAGCGGCGGCATGGTCGGACTGCGTCATGACGAAGTGCCCGCGATCCTCCAGCGTGGCGAGCGGGTGCTGTCGCGCCGCGAGGCGAAGGATTACGGCCAGGGCGTCACCGTCAACATCCATGCCCGTGACGCCGAAAGCTTCCGGCAGTCCCGCACCCAGATCGCCGCCGATATTGCCCGCGCCGTCTCGCTCGGTCGGCGCGGATTATAG
- a CDS encoding DUF2460 domain-containing protein, translated as MAFHEVRFPDTISRGARGGPERRTQIVELASGEEERNASWANSRRRYDVSYGIRRADDLAKVVAFFEARNGRLYGFRFKDWADHRSCLPSQSPSRMDQQIGTGDGVTTSFQLVKRYASGGQSWARTITKPFAGTVQIAMNGIAQSSGWSVDHKTGLVSFDTAPTTGIAITAGFEFDVPVRFDSDALDVTLDIERLGSITSIPLLEIRR; from the coding sequence ATGGCATTTCACGAGGTCCGGTTTCCGGACACTATCAGCCGCGGCGCGCGTGGCGGGCCGGAGCGGCGCACCCAGATCGTCGAACTGGCCTCGGGCGAAGAGGAGCGCAATGCCAGCTGGGCCAATTCGCGACGCCGCTACGATGTCAGCTATGGCATCCGCCGCGCCGACGATCTGGCGAAGGTCGTCGCCTTCTTCGAGGCGCGGAACGGACGGCTTTACGGCTTTCGCTTCAAGGACTGGGCCGATCATCGGTCCTGCCTGCCTTCGCAATCCCCATCGCGAATGGATCAGCAGATCGGCACGGGCGATGGCGTCACGACCAGTTTTCAGCTGGTTAAGCGTTACGCGTCGGGTGGCCAATCCTGGGCACGGACCATCACCAAACCGTTCGCAGGCACTGTCCAGATCGCTATGAATGGTATCGCGCAAAGCTCCGGCTGGTCGGTCGACCATAAAACCGGCCTTGTCAGTTTCGACACCGCGCCCACCACCGGCATCGCCATCACGGCAGGGTTCGAATTCGACGTGCCGGTCCGGTTCGACAGCGACGCGCTGGACGTGACGCTGGACATCGAACGCCTCGGCTCCATCACCTCCATTCCCTTGCTGGAGATCCGGCGATGA
- a CDS encoding DUF2163 domain-containing protein, protein MKNIPPALQTHLDSGTTTLAWCWRITRADGLAFGFTDHDRVLVFDGTEFEPESGLTASEIRSGADLSVDAQDAAGALRSDRISETDILDGHWDNAEVELWRVNWQSPGQRVLMRRGAIGQIRRGRHAFVAEIRSMSHLLGQTVGRSFQASCDAALGDSRCGVDLKDAAFRGAGVVIDSLRDRAFTASGLGGFEAGWFRFGTLTWTNGPNAGRRAEVLAHNRSDGIAIITLLEAPIRPIGAGDGFTVRAGCDKRIATCSQKFGNVVNFRGFPHIPGQDTILRYASSDGGHAGGVL, encoded by the coding sequence ATGAAGAATATCCCGCCCGCGCTGCAGACCCATCTCGACAGCGGCACCACGACGCTCGCCTGGTGCTGGCGCATTACCCGCGCCGACGGTCTGGCTTTTGGTTTCACCGACCATGATCGGGTGCTGGTGTTCGACGGCACAGAATTCGAACCGGAAAGCGGGCTGACAGCGAGCGAGATCCGCTCAGGCGCCGATCTCTCGGTCGATGCGCAGGACGCGGCAGGCGCGCTGCGCTCGGACCGGATTTCTGAGACCGATATTCTGGACGGGCACTGGGACAATGCCGAAGTCGAGCTCTGGCGGGTGAACTGGCAGTCACCCGGCCAGCGCGTGCTGATGCGGCGCGGCGCCATTGGTCAGATCCGGCGCGGGCGCCACGCCTTCGTGGCCGAGATCCGCTCAATGTCGCATCTCCTCGGCCAGACCGTCGGGCGGAGCTTTCAGGCCAGCTGCGACGCCGCGCTCGGCGATTCCCGCTGCGGCGTCGATCTGAAGGATGCGGCGTTTCGCGGCGCGGGCGTTGTCATCGACAGTCTGCGCGACCGGGCCTTCACCGCCTCCGGCCTCGGTGGCTTTGAGGCGGGCTGGTTCCGCTTCGGCACGCTCACATGGACCAATGGCCCCAATGCCGGACGCCGCGCTGAGGTGCTGGCCCATAATCGCAGCGATGGCATCGCCATCATCACGCTACTGGAAGCGCCGATCCGACCCATCGGCGCGGGCGACGGCTTCACCGTCCGGGCGGGCTGCGACAAGCGCATTGCCACCTGCAGCCAGAAGTTCGGGAATGTCGTCAATTTCCGGGGCTTTCCGCATATTCCGGGCCAGGACACAATTTTGCGCTATGCCTCATCGGATGGTGGGCATGCTGGCGGTGTGCTGTGA
- a CDS encoding HNH endonuclease yields MELILVQFVEDVSGIRRNLRTLRGYLLSPNEEDRFFARERLRRGYNLVAAWVEGDVLFGPSRFIGYKNISIKTHKELGDQKRLDGKETNPVLNRILGAQILPDDPQWSKVEESFLRLCEKIDIVPVNRDRKYWVLDGLRPRQAGSYSEGALSVHVTTRYERDPAARKACIEAHGTSCIVCGFSFERTYGDHGKGFIHVHHLKPLSQARSGRHTDPIKDLVPVCPNCHYMLHRGDRLLLPEELKQMMTQE; encoded by the coding sequence ATGGAGTTGATCTTGGTTCAGTTTGTTGAGGACGTATCTGGCATACGGCGAAACCTGAGGACGCTACGCGGCTATCTTCTTTCACCGAATGAGGAAGATCGCTTCTTTGCTCGAGAGCGATTGCGCCGTGGATACAATCTGGTCGCGGCTTGGGTAGAGGGGGATGTCCTGTTTGGCCCGAGCCGTTTTATTGGTTACAAGAACATTTCGATCAAAACCCACAAAGAGCTTGGCGACCAAAAACGGTTGGACGGAAAGGAAACCAATCCAGTCTTGAACCGCATTCTGGGCGCGCAGATTTTGCCGGATGATCCCCAATGGTCAAAGGTTGAGGAGTCTTTCCTACGCCTTTGTGAGAAGATTGATATTGTTCCCGTCAATCGCGACCGGAAGTACTGGGTTCTGGATGGACTGCGCCCTCGGCAAGCCGGATCCTATTCAGAAGGCGCATTGTCGGTCCATGTGACGACGCGCTACGAGCGAGACCCAGCGGCGCGAAAGGCCTGCATCGAGGCGCATGGCACTTCGTGCATTGTGTGCGGCTTCAGCTTTGAGCGGACTTATGGCGACCATGGCAAAGGCTTTATCCATGTCCATCACCTGAAGCCCTTATCTCAGGCCCGGTCTGGAAGGCACACTGATCCGATCAAAGACCTCGTGCCTGTCTGCCCGAATTGTCACTATATGCTTCATCGAGGTGATCGGCTTCTTTTACCCGAGGAATTGAAGCAAATGATGACGCAAGAATAA
- a CDS encoding NlpC/P60 family protein: protein MTGRRSPSASNSDCIIAAARSWLGTPYHDQASLRGVGCDCLGLARGVWRDVVGDEPFPIPPYSRDWGETGFREVLAEGARRMMMELPAADAGPGALVVFRMRAGAIAKHVGILSAPDRFIHAYERLGVIEEPLTPAWQRRIAFAFLFPSI, encoded by the coding sequence TTGACTGGTAGACGATCCCCAAGTGCTTCGAATTCGGACTGCATCATCGCCGCCGCGCGCAGCTGGCTCGGCACGCCCTATCACGATCAGGCCAGTTTGCGGGGCGTCGGATGCGACTGCCTCGGGCTGGCGCGCGGCGTCTGGCGGGACGTGGTCGGCGATGAGCCTTTCCCGATCCCTCCCTATAGCCGCGATTGGGGCGAGACGGGTTTCCGCGAAGTTCTGGCCGAAGGCGCGCGGCGGATGATGATGGAACTGCCGGCCGCTGATGCCGGACCGGGCGCGCTGGTCGTCTTCCGCATGCGTGCAGGTGCCATCGCCAAGCATGTCGGGATTCTCTCCGCGCCGGACCGCTTCATCCACGCCTATGAACGGCTGGGCGTGATCGAAGAACCTCTGACGCCTGCCTGGCAGCGACGCATCGCTTTCGCCTTTCTCTTCCCCAGCATCTGA
- a CDS encoding baseplate multidomain protein megatron, giving the protein MATLVLASVGATIGGGFGGAILGFSGAAIGSMIGSAIGAAVDSWIVSSLAPAQRIEGARLDNLRITASTEGAVIPRVFGRMRMGGNIVWATDFREETKTSRQGGGKGGGPKVETTEYLYHASFAVALCEGEITGIGRIWADGKPLDTSGITWRWYPGSETQEPDPFIATTMGNDATPAYRGTAYVVFEDLPLSDYGNRLPQLSFEVFRPLADPDTAEGLTRAVTLIPASGEFTYATEAIRKGGNGTSSAENLNAAPGNPDMIVALDRLQAMAPKVESVSLVVAWFGNDLRCGHCAIRPGAEVAEKASSPRTWSVNGVSRADAHLVSRDQEDRPVYGGTPADFAVVQAIREMKARDLRVTFYPFILMDVPPGNTLPDPYTDHTAGTGQPAFPWRGRITCAPAAGQAGSADKTEVAVDQVAAFFGSASPSDFTVTGDEVRWAGDPGDHGLRRMVLHYAHLCAAAGGVDAFLIGSEMRGLTTIRSNGNSYPAVAAFRALAADIRTILGPGTKVSYAADWSEYFGHQPADGSGDVYFHLDPLWADQNVDFIGIDNYLPLSDWRDGFDHLDADADWHAIHDRAYLQSNIAGGEGFDWFYASEADRAAQVRTPITDGTYGKPWVFRPKDLRAWWSNPHYDRPGGVEAVTPTAWLPGSKPIRFTELGCPAIDRGTNQPNVFYDPKSSESFVPYFSRGWRDDAIQRAYLEASYLFWGKAANNPVSMEYAGRMVEISECAAWTWDARPYPFFPALDDVWTDGDNWRLGHWLTGRLGAVSLAALVRHLCLRAGLSESRIDVTGLWGAAEGYAITALESPRASITTLARHFGFDAVESEGVIRFIMRGRAPIASIAYDDLVAGNTGGEAIELTRAQETELPQALKWQLARADEDYDAALVEASRITVDTSRIASESFPMAVPPEEAERRCRRALQEAWAGRESAVFRLPPSRLALDPADVIALTHDGRAQQFRLTAVADAEARGIEAVRQDREAYDLPPGAERPATLPRAVTFGPPEVILLDLPKLRDDVPAHRPLIAATAKPWPGALAVYRSPSGDGFELVTTLRRLAHMGRLAADLWPGPTSRFDLGNVLILDLASGQLDSVSDLALFGGANALAVESAPGRWEIVQAGHAELIAPQRYRLSRLLRGQRGTEQAMGHPTPARARVVMLNEALTPLPIPEADLGIPFNWRIGPARHPVSSDTFVAVSFTPEGEGLRPFSPVHVDQPWRRPHVPGDLVIRWTRRSRTLAADSWQGMEVPMAEEREAWSVEILDGATVRRGLESSSTSVTYRSADQVADFGGLLASGDSLTIRICQLSARIGRGTAITTTLYL; this is encoded by the coding sequence ATGGCAACATTGGTATTGGCCTCGGTCGGCGCCACGATTGGCGGCGGCTTTGGTGGCGCGATCCTCGGATTTTCGGGCGCCGCCATCGGCAGCATGATCGGCTCGGCCATCGGTGCGGCCGTGGACAGCTGGATCGTCTCCTCGCTCGCCCCGGCCCAGCGCATCGAAGGCGCCCGGCTCGACAATCTGCGCATCACCGCCTCGACCGAAGGTGCGGTCATCCCACGCGTCTTCGGCCGCATGCGCATGGGCGGCAATATCGTCTGGGCGACGGATTTCCGCGAGGAGACGAAGACCAGCCGGCAGGGCGGCGGCAAGGGCGGTGGACCCAAGGTCGAGACGACCGAGTATCTCTATCATGCGTCTTTCGCCGTGGCGCTTTGCGAAGGCGAGATCACCGGCATCGGTCGCATCTGGGCGGACGGCAAGCCTCTGGATACGTCGGGAATTACCTGGCGCTGGTATCCGGGCTCTGAGACGCAGGAACCCGATCCCTTCATCGCCACCACCATGGGGAATGACGCGACCCCGGCCTATCGCGGCACCGCCTATGTCGTCTTCGAGGATCTGCCGCTGAGTGATTATGGCAACCGCCTGCCGCAGCTTTCGTTTGAGGTCTTCCGGCCGCTGGCCGATCCCGACACGGCGGAGGGTCTGACCCGCGCCGTCACCCTGATCCCCGCATCAGGCGAGTTCACCTATGCCACTGAGGCCATCCGCAAGGGCGGCAATGGCACCAGCTCGGCCGAGAACCTGAACGCAGCGCCCGGAAACCCCGACATGATCGTGGCGCTGGACAGGCTGCAGGCCATGGCGCCGAAGGTCGAGAGCGTCAGCTTGGTCGTCGCCTGGTTCGGCAACGACCTGCGCTGCGGCCACTGCGCCATCCGGCCCGGGGCCGAGGTGGCCGAGAAAGCCAGTAGTCCGAGGACGTGGTCCGTGAACGGCGTGAGCCGAGCCGATGCCCATCTTGTCAGCCGTGATCAGGAAGATCGTCCAGTCTATGGTGGCACGCCAGCGGATTTCGCGGTGGTGCAGGCGATCCGCGAGATGAAGGCGCGCGACCTGCGTGTAACTTTCTATCCCTTCATTCTCATGGATGTGCCGCCGGGGAATACCCTGCCGGATCCCTATACGGACCATACGGCCGGGACCGGTCAGCCCGCTTTCCCATGGCGCGGGCGGATCACCTGTGCGCCCGCAGCTGGGCAGGCCGGGAGCGCCGACAAGACGGAGGTTGCGGTAGATCAAGTCGCGGCGTTCTTCGGCAGCGCTTCGCCGTCGGATTTCACCGTCACCGGCGACGAGGTGCGCTGGGCGGGCGATCCCGGCGATCATGGGCTGCGCCGCATGGTGCTGCATTACGCCCATCTCTGCGCGGCGGCAGGCGGGGTCGACGCCTTCCTGATCGGCTCGGAGATGCGCGGGCTGACCACGATCCGGTCCAACGGGAACAGTTATCCGGCCGTCGCGGCGTTTCGGGCGCTGGCCGCCGATATCCGGACTATCCTCGGGCCCGGTACGAAGGTCAGCTATGCCGCCGACTGGTCGGAATATTTCGGGCATCAGCCTGCAGATGGCAGCGGGGATGTGTACTTCCATCTCGATCCGCTCTGGGCCGACCAGAATGTCGATTTCATCGGCATCGACAATTACCTGCCGCTCTCGGACTGGCGCGACGGGTTTGACCATCTGGATGCGGATGCCGATTGGCACGCGATCCATGATCGGGCCTATCTGCAGTCCAATATCGCGGGCGGCGAAGGGTTCGACTGGTTCTATGCGTCAGAGGCCGACCGCGCGGCACAGGTCCGGACCCCGATCACCGACGGGACTTATGGAAAGCCGTGGGTGTTCAGACCCAAAGACCTGCGCGCTTGGTGGTCGAACCCGCACTATGATCGGCCGGGCGGCGTCGAAGCCGTGACACCGACGGCGTGGCTGCCCGGATCAAAACCGATCCGCTTCACCGAACTCGGTTGCCCGGCCATCGACCGCGGCACCAACCAGCCGAACGTGTTTTATGACCCGAAGTCTTCCGAAAGCTTCGTGCCGTATTTCTCGCGCGGCTGGCGTGACGATGCCATCCAGCGGGCCTATCTGGAGGCCAGCTATCTGTTCTGGGGCAAAGCTGCGAACAATCCGGTCTCGATGGAATACGCAGGCCGCATGGTCGAGATCTCGGAATGCGCCGCCTGGACCTGGGATGCACGACCCTATCCGTTCTTTCCGGCGCTGGACGATGTCTGGACCGATGGCGACAACTGGCGGCTCGGCCATTGGCTGACCGGGCGGCTGGGTGCGGTGTCCTTGGCCGCCCTCGTCCGCCATCTCTGCCTCCGCGCCGGGCTGTCGGAAAGCCGCATCGATGTCACGGGCCTTTGGGGCGCCGCCGAGGGCTATGCGATCACCGCCCTCGAAAGCCCCCGCGCCTCGATCACCACGCTGGCACGGCATTTCGGCTTCGACGCGGTCGAAAGCGAGGGCGTGATCCGCTTCATCATGCGCGGCCGGGCGCCGATTGCGAGTATCGCCTATGACGACCTCGTCGCGGGCAACACGGGCGGCGAAGCGATCGAATTGACCCGGGCGCAGGAAACCGAACTGCCGCAGGCGCTCAAATGGCAGTTGGCGCGAGCCGATGAAGATTACGATGCCGCCTTGGTCGAGGCGTCCCGCATCACCGTCGACACCAGTCGCATCGCCTCCGAGAGCTTTCCCATGGCCGTGCCGCCCGAAGAGGCCGAGCGCCGCTGCCGCCGGGCTTTGCAGGAAGCCTGGGCGGGTCGGGAAAGCGCGGTGTTTCGCCTGCCGCCCTCGCGACTGGCGCTCGATCCGGCCGATGTCATCGCGCTCACCCACGATGGGCGCGCGCAGCAGTTCCGCCTGACGGCCGTGGCCGATGCCGAAGCGCGCGGCATCGAGGCCGTGCGGCAGGACCGGGAGGCCTATGACCTGCCGCCCGGCGCCGAGCGGCCCGCCACCCTGCCCCGCGCCGTCACTTTTGGGCCTCCAGAGGTGATCTTGCTCGATCTTCCGAAGCTGCGCGACGATGTTCCGGCGCATCGACCGCTGATCGCCGCCACGGCAAAACCCTGGCCCGGCGCTCTGGCGGTGTATCGAAGCCCAAGTGGTGACGGGTTCGAACTGGTCACCACGCTGCGCCGCCTCGCGCACATGGGCCGTCTGGCCGCCGATCTATGGCCCGGTCCCACCTCGCGTTTCGATCTCGGCAATGTCCTGATCCTCGATTTGGCGAGCGGCCAGTTGGACAGCGTCAGCGATCTGGCGCTGTTCGGGGGCGCCAATGCGCTGGCGGTGGAATCCGCGCCGGGGCGCTGGGAGATCGTCCAGGCGGGCCATGCCGAGCTGATCGCGCCCCAGCGATACCGCCTGTCCCGGTTGCTACGTGGCCAGCGTGGCACCGAACAGGCCATGGGCCATCCAACCCCAGCCAGGGCCCGGGTGGTGATGCTGAACGAGGCCCTGACCCCGCTGCCGATCCCGGAAGCCGATCTCGGCATTCCCTTCAACTGGCGCATCGGACCGGCCCGTCATCCGGTCAGCAGCGACACGTTTGTGGCGGTAAGCTTCACCCCTGAGGGCGAGGGTCTGCGGCCCTTCTCGCCGGTCCATGTCGACCAGCCATGGCGCCGCCCGCATGTGCCCGGTGATCTGGTGATCCGCTGGACACGCCGCTCCCGCACCCTCGCCGCCGATAGCTGGCAGGGCATGGAAGTGCCGATGGCGGAAGAACGAGAGGCATGGTCGGTCGAGATCCTTGATGGTGCGACCGTCCGGCGCGGTCTCGAATCCAGCAGCACCTCCGTCACCTATCGCAGCGCAGATCAGGTGGCGGATTTCGGCGGACTGTTGGCCTCGGGCGACAGCCTGACCATCCGCATCTGTCAGCTCTCTGCCCGGATCGGGCGCGGCACCGCCATCACCACCACGCTTTATCTCTGA
- a CDS encoding DUF2793 domain-containing protein gives MSDSTTNLLLPYLMAAQAQKHVTHNEALRLLDGLVQLSVKSRQMTAAPASPTDGDRYIVASGATGGWAGWDLNVALWTDGAWLRLPPREGWRAWVEDEAVLLVRNGADWQPVIPTGLDDLTRLGIGMAASTGAPFSAKLNSALWTALYAADGGSGDLTQTLNRETGTDDAGLILQTGFSTRALIGMFGSDQLRIAVSSDGSNFSDALGVDPATGIANQPNLPRFKAYTNYDNYVATDSWTTLGINVADYNDQGCFDAGTNRFVAPVAGTYLFGASLLYKINANTSARMRGRLVLNGSTEIRGSFGEISSAHVSGATALWLQTLVSLDADDTVALQGTFRAADGYFAADHTTFWGTKIG, from the coding sequence ATGTCCGACAGCACGACGAATCTGCTGCTGCCATATCTGATGGCGGCGCAGGCGCAGAAACACGTCACCCATAACGAGGCCCTGCGCCTGCTCGACGGGCTTGTCCAGCTCTCGGTCAAAAGCCGACAAATGACCGCAGCGCCTGCAAGCCCCACCGATGGCGACCGCTATATTGTCGCCTCTGGCGCGACCGGCGGCTGGGCGGGCTGGGATCTGAATGTTGCGCTCTGGACCGATGGCGCCTGGCTGCGCCTCCCGCCGCGCGAGGGCTGGCGGGCATGGGTCGAGGATGAGGCAGTTCTGCTGGTCCGGAACGGTGCCGATTGGCAACCGGTGATCCCCACCGGCCTCGACGATCTGACCCGCCTTGGCATCGGCATGGCGGCCAGCACGGGTGCTCCCTTTTCTGCCAAGCTGAACAGCGCCCTCTGGACCGCGCTATATGCGGCGGATGGCGGCAGCGGCGATCTGACCCAGACGCTGAACCGGGAAACCGGTACTGACGATGCCGGGCTGATCCTGCAGACCGGGTTTTCCACACGGGCCCTGATCGGCATGTTCGGATCGGATCAGCTGCGCATCGCCGTCTCGTCGGATGGCAGCAATTTCAGCGATGCGCTGGGCGTCGATCCGGCGACGGGCATCGCCAACCAGCCGAACCTGCCGCGCTTCAAGGCGTATACCAACTACGACAACTACGTGGCGACTGACAGCTGGACCACGCTCGGGATCAATGTGGCGGACTACAATGATCAGGGCTGTTTCGATGCGGGCACCAACCGCTTCGTGGCGCCGGTCGCGGGAACCTATCTCTTTGGCGCATCGCTGCTCTACAAGATCAACGCCAATACCAGCGCCCGGATGCGCGGGCGGCTGGTCCTGAACGGATCGACAGAGATCAGGGGATCGTTCGGCGAGATTTCCAGCGCGCATGTCTCGGGAGCGACCGCGCTCTGGCTGCAGACCTTGGTGTCGCTGGACGCAGACGACACGGTCGCGCTGCAAGGCACGTTTCGGGCGGCGGATGGGTATTTCGCGGCCGACCACACCACATTCTGGGGAACGAAGATCGGATGA
- a CDS encoding DUF6127 family protein, with protein MTPKRLDDILQMSESEFEDLLARAAQEGARRALVDAGLDGREAALDIRDLRALLEGIRLMRRTAAQTIIRMLTAGLILTLLAGIALKLKLFGEGG; from the coding sequence ATGACACCCAAACGTCTCGACGACATACTGCAGATGAGCGAGAGCGAATTCGAGGATCTGCTCGCCCGGGCCGCGCAGGAAGGTGCCCGACGCGCCCTTGTCGATGCCGGGCTCGACGGCAGGGAAGCCGCGCTCGATATCCGTGACCTGCGGGCGCTGCTGGAAGGCATTCGCCTGATGCGCCGCACCGCCGCCCAGACAATCATCCGCATGCTGACCGCAGGCCTGATCCTGACCCTGCTGGCCGGGATTGCGCTGAAGCTGAAGCTCTTCGGCGAAGGCGGCTGA